In Paralcaligenes sp. KSB-10, the following are encoded in one genomic region:
- a CDS encoding MFS transporter encodes MRKSAVGLSQLAPLFLIILIDSTGYTIVIPTLAALLLDEPPMLMGGDSLAMRYLVYGIAIGIYELIMLYMAPVLGELSDRLGRRRILILCLVGIAASFLLIAGAIAFNLIWLLILGRIIGGATAGSQAVAQAAAVDNAPPQKRPLTLNICLLVSSIGFILGPLVGGSLSHDSAVQVSDFILPFLLTAALAMAVLALFCYMFKEPPVSRAPAKKIDLFMGVHGFRRAWGTPAIQRLAIIFGLMQFAWGTYFLFLPSLLITRFNEDTGTVSLLMSALGIGFCLAYGVVLPFLQRYVSARQLASWGLWGTAALIAVSISTHSMLVQMAIAVPIAVLVSVAYGAIIVLFTHTVDEQQQGWILGITISINAAVWGLASIASGALSGINPIAPFLFALAAMAASAVAMSLPTSRLAQTKQ; translated from the coding sequence GTGCGCAAATCCGCCGTCGGCTTGAGTCAGTTGGCACCGCTATTTCTCATCATACTGATCGACAGTACGGGCTACACCATCGTGATCCCGACCCTGGCGGCCTTGCTGCTCGACGAACCGCCCATGCTCATGGGTGGCGACAGCCTCGCCATGCGCTACCTGGTATACGGAATCGCCATCGGCATTTACGAACTGATCATGCTGTACATGGCACCAGTTCTTGGTGAATTGTCGGACCGGCTCGGCAGGCGGCGGATTCTTATTTTGTGCCTGGTCGGAATTGCGGCGAGCTTTCTCCTGATTGCCGGCGCCATCGCGTTCAACCTGATCTGGCTACTCATCCTGGGGCGCATCATTGGCGGCGCCACGGCGGGTAGCCAGGCGGTAGCCCAGGCGGCGGCGGTAGACAATGCGCCGCCGCAAAAACGCCCACTGACCTTGAACATATGCCTGCTGGTCTCGTCCATTGGATTCATCCTTGGCCCCCTGGTTGGAGGCTCTCTATCGCATGACAGCGCCGTACAGGTATCGGATTTCATCCTGCCCTTCCTCCTGACTGCCGCATTGGCCATGGCGGTGCTCGCGCTGTTCTGCTATATGTTCAAGGAACCGCCGGTCTCACGAGCACCCGCAAAAAAAATTGATCTATTCATGGGCGTGCATGGTTTCCGGCGCGCCTGGGGCACGCCCGCCATACAGCGATTGGCCATCATTTTCGGCTTGATGCAGTTTGCCTGGGGTACGTATTTCCTGTTCCTGCCCAGTCTTTTGATTACGCGATTCAACGAAGACACCGGCACGGTATCGCTGCTGATGAGTGCCCTGGGCATCGGCTTTTGCCTGGCTTACGGTGTCGTCCTGCCCTTCCTCCAGCGCTACGTCAGTGCCCGGCAGCTGGCGTCGTGGGGGCTATGGGGCACAGCCGCGCTCATTGCAGTGTCCATTTCTACGCACAGCATGCTGGTGCAAATGGCCATCGCCGTGCCTATCGCTGTCCTGGTATCCGTTGCTTACGGCGCCATCATCGTGCTGTTCACCCATACGGTCGATGAACAGCAGCAGGGCTGGATTCTTGGCATCACCATTTCGATCAACGCCGCCGTATGGGGGCTGGCTTCCATTGCAAGCGGCGCACTCAGCGGCATCAATCCCATCGCGCCATTCCTGTTCGCTCTCGCGGCCATGGCGGCAAGTGCCGTAGCCATGTCGCTTCCCACCAGCCGTCTGGCCCAAACCAAGCAATAG